In the genome of Hippoglossus hippoglossus isolate fHipHip1 chromosome 4, fHipHip1.pri, whole genome shotgun sequence, one region contains:
- the dpt gene encoding dermatopontin, with amino-acid sequence MNPALVTLAFSLLTTVAAQSHDHHDMAWVNGYRQSFNFQCPHGEVLVAIRSYFSEENGSDRLWTFECQSTPEGLGEPSDCWWDDINRAGLEWTSTCTRNGLVAGVQSKYFQSVLDREWQFYCCYYKRRCPYSCMKTSDIPEHYREEAELVVPSYGYFIRGAQTTFTGVLRDRQWKYILCRMTDFDCEFENL; translated from the exons ATGAATCCTGCTCTGGTGACGTTGGCGTTCTCGCTGCTGACCACGGTCGCAGCTCAGTCTCACGACCACCATGACATGGCCTGGGTCAACGGCTACCGTCAGAGTTTCAACTTCCAGTGTCCCCACGGAGAGGTCCTCGTGGCCatccggagctacttcagtgAGGAGAACGGCTCGGACCGCTTGTGGACGTTTGAGTGCCAGTCCACACCTGAGGGTCTGGGGGAGCCCAGTGACTGCTGGTGGGACGACATCAACCGTGCTGGGTTGGAGTG GACTTCAACTTGTACTCGTAATGGCCTGGTGGCAGGGGTACAAAGCAAGTACTTTCAATCTGTCCTTGACCGGGAGTGGCAGTTCTACTGCTGCTACTACAAACGCCGATGTCCTTACTCCTGCAT GAAGACCTCCGATATTCCTGAACACTACAGAGAAGAGGCGGAGCTGGTGGTCCCTAGTTATGGCTACTTCATCCGAGGTGCTCAGACCACCTTCACTGGAGTGCTACG AGATCGGCAATGGAAATACATCTTGTGCAGAATGACAGACTTTGACTGTGAATTTGAGAATTTGTAG